CACCCTTAAGCATATTTAATCATATTAGCCCTCTCTGTGCAAATTATTATTACCAGTATCTTATGCGCCTTATCGTTGATGTTTGTTTGATCAGGTGATGATGCCCCAGCCTGTCAGGCGCCTCATGAATGTCGGCTCAATTCAGTTATATCCCCATCCCAAGGTGATCTTTGTTGCTCCATTTTAAAATAGTTTGTGCATAGTAATTCTGCGTAATAGTAAACTGCTTTATCCCCGACTCACAACACTATTTGGGTTGCCATTAAAATTTTCTCGCCACGCAGGTCTGTCTCCCACATCTATTTCTGCGTCATTCCATGCGCCATCAACAGAGTCTCCAATAGGTAGAGTTTGTTGCTCAAAGACAGTTTGCCATCTCTTTGTTTGTGGCGCGCAATAAATGCAGTACTTTTATACACATTTAGGGACATAGGGAACCCATATGTTGTGCTTGCACTAGAATCTTGGGCTTTATATTTAAAAAAGACACTATCATGCATAGTCGCACATGTTTCTTTGTTTGGCAATATTCCTTATTTCCCAGCGGCGATAATCTTGCAAAACATTTGCATTTTACATTTTTAAATACACGGGCCCTTATAAATGCTTCATTACTTAATTTGATAGATAGTAATAAACAACCAAAACGTAGAGGACGTCCTCCGAATCTTGTCACTCCAGAGGTGTTGGAAAGACGAAGATTATCAAGAAAGAGGATCACTTTCTCCCGACCAAAAGGTAAGCTAAGCATGTGTTTGACAACCTATTGGCCTCTGAAAACCTTCTCTTAGTTACATGTTCCTCAGTATGAGAGGCACATGAATCCCATCCCGCGAAAGTTATTTGCAGTTATTATCTCCCACCGCCCACTATGAACCTCTTCCACATACCGTGTTTTAATGTGCTTTTCTTTTAAAATAGGAGGGGACCCTTTAAGGAAGAGAGGAAGCCCTAGACCTATCATATCGGATAACACTCGGCTCTGTTGTACTTTATCAGGCCCCATGATTCATCACCAAGATAACAATGGTAAGAACAACCAAAAAAGTGTTTATCAAAATGTCACAGAGCTCTAAATTTCCCAAGAAGTCATATAATATTATCATCTAAATATCATTCTTATCAACATCTTCAAATTTTTCAGCAGGTGAAGCATCAGGCTCCTCCGCAGCTGCCCCAAGTGACTGGAGTTCGGCTGTAGAATTGCGAGAAGGTAACTCCCGTTCCCGTATTTTGAACAACCTAAAAATTAGTAGGTTTTGCTGTGTATAGGGCCAACTAGTGGTTACACTACTCGAATTATGTGGCTTTACATCCAATATATATGTAGGACATGTGCTTACATTATTGGAGAAAATTGgtagaaaattttattttaaaatttcccaaTCAATCTCAATATAAAAGGAAAGATAGGTGCATGTTGATCCCGCGTAGGCTGCCAAATTATAATAAccaatttaaaattaaaatgtaTGTCACCTCTGACAAAAATGTTATTGGAGGCAACTATATCTATGTCCATTGTTAGTTAAGTTAATGCTTTGAAAattatcaaagcttaatttcaTGTTTTAACACGGGTTCTTTCTAAAAATATAAGAAAATGGCTTTCATGTTTTTTAAAATACTGGGGTGTTTCAGCATCAAATTAACTGTTTGGTTAATGAGCATGGTGATGTCTTTGCACCTGGGCCGAGGTTCCGCATAAATTGGTAACTACTTGATACATTGCGGTGTATATCACTAATATCTATGCTTTATCTCAAGACGAGTTGTAGCATTTGTATCATAtcttgaattatttttatttaattttttatctTTGGGGCATAAAGCTGAGCTGGATGTTTGGAGCATAATCCTTTAGAATGCATATTTTTTTTAATCTCATGCAATAATCATACAGGAAAATTATATAGTATGATATATTATCGGACCTGCATTAAGATTCAGAATTATGgcattaaaatattataaattatgtgCCAAGAACAATTATCCtatatttgatttgattttttcattttgttaaaatattttttggCATGCATCTTTCTGATCTTACAAACAGGTGCGGCGATAGGCAGCAATCTACCCTTGGCAGAACGTTTAGGTACTTTCTCTTTACTTTGTCAAGAAAACTTTCCTCCATCTGTTCTTTATAAGGCCATTCATCATGATGCAACATATACCATTCCTCAAGATCCCCGGAGGCAAAATGCCTGCACAAATTGCCACTCCTACCACACTGTGCCTTCATGCAGTAGTTTTACATTTATAACGGCCAATGCATACTAACACTGCCGGTCCCTGTCATTTGCAGAAACACCGCAAATACGCAAATCCATAGATCGGAAGAAAAAGGAATTCAGTAAGGCATTTTTTTAGTCCCCAAGTGAAATTAATAAAAGCTTACTTCGTTCTATTTAAGCTAATGCACCTTAATCCACCTCTAAATGTTGCTTTACTGACATAGTGGAAAGTAATATGATCCTTAACCTTGGAAGGCAAGAGGAGACTTGCGGATACTGCACTGCAATGGTATGGAGTGCGGAGTATACAGGGAGGCATGTGGGTTCCGGGGCAAAAGGGTATTCCATTTGTTGTGGCAAGGGAAAGGTTCAGCTTCCTCTGCTACGCGAACCGCCTCCAGAGTTGAAGGGATTGATAACTCCAGATGGGTTGACATCAAATAAGTATTTCAGTAAGAGCAGAGTTTACAACAACATTTTTGCTTTCTGCTCCTTTGGGGGTAATGTTGACCATTCAGTAAATAAAGGAAAAGGACCATTCGTTTTTCGCATAAGTGGCCTTACATACCATAGTCTTGGTTCTTTGGTACCCCCTGATGGCCTGACTCCTAAGTTTGCCCAATTATACATGTATGATGGTCAAGAAGCTGTCGCCCACCGAATGGATTTCTCGAGCAGGATGGGGGAAGTGGATCCAGCGATTGTGACCATGTTACAGGGAATGTTGGAACGTGAAAATGTATTGGTGGGTATGTTTAAGCAATTGCGGGACCGCATCACGGGTTCTCAAGCTGAAACAGTTACCTTGAGGTTGTTGGCAAGAAGAACATCTGATGGCCGTCTTGAAAACATCCCAACTGAAAATGATTACGAATTTGCTGGCCTTGTGGTGGATAATGACTTTGCAAATCGCCGTGATGTTGTGGCTGAGCATAAAAAAATGGGCCTGCAACATATCAGTGACCTCCATCCTTCTTACATGTCATTACAATACCCTCTACTGTTCCCATATGGGGAGGACGGCTACCGAACCAATATTAAGCACCGTAATGCTGACAATTCTGAGTGTAAAAAAAATAACAAGGTCAGCATGCGAGAATATTATGTGTTTCGGGCACAATATCGCAGAGGTGAAGGACATACAATAATTCTCGGAGGCCGCCTATTCTTGCAATTCATAGTTGACGCCTGGTGCTCGGTGGAACACGGTCGCTTAATGTGGGTACGAAGACACCAATCTCTAATAAGATCGGAACTTTACAATAACATTGTAGACAGTATGAGACGGGGTGATGTAGATGCCACAGATGTGGGAAAACGAGTGGTCCTGCCATCAAGTTTCACTGGTGGGTATAGATATATGCAGCAGAATTTTCAAGATTCTTTGGCTCTATGCAAGGAATTTGGCCACCCAGATTTGTTCATCACTTTTACCTGTAATCCAAAATGGGCTGAAATCCAGCATGCAGTTCATGCATCAGGCTCACATGATGCTTCTGTGCATCCAGATATCGTGGCACGCGTTTTTAAGATGAAACTAGACACCATGATAAATGACCTCACCAAAAAACATGTTCTAGGTCGTCTCATTGGAGGTAATCCTTGTCCTCGCTTAACAATGTACCCTTAGCACCTTTTAAATAATTCTGCAAATTATCACTGATTTTGTTACTCCAAGAGCGCCAATTCAATCACAAGCACCACATCCCTCTACACAGTATTTTATTTAGTTTAAAAAGGAGCAATTTATGTATTTATATCGTTGCTTAGGGTAGGAAAATTGTTCACAAAACACTTTGAATCTGTGCAAGTAAATTCTACTATTTATGCACCTAACCACATTTTGAACTTGGTGTTCGATGTACACCATCATTATCAACAAATATTTTTGGTTTCCACTTACACTCAATTATGTGTTTGATTGTAGTGGTATACACAGTCGAGTTTCAAAAACGTGGTTTACCCCACGCTCATATTGTAATCTGGTTGGCAACTGCTGACAAGTTAGTCACTATGGATGATATTGATAGTGTAATAAGTGCAGAGATTCCAGATAAAGATGCCGATCCAGTAGGTTACCAAGCTGTCTCTCAGTTTATGATGCATGGGCCATGCGGCGCAGCGAACCCTAAATGTCCATGCATGTCCAATGGCCAGTGCACAAAACATTATCCAAAAACCTTCAGGGATGCCACAACTTTGGATGATGACGGCTACGCTGTTTATAGAAGGAGGGATCTGAAAATTACGGTGGAGTGTAATGGAATACATCTAGATAACAGGTTGGTTGCCTGTTTATTAATCTTAATAGGGTCTAGCTATAATCATCTTATTCCTATCATAAAAAGTATATGTAAAGTTTCGTGAACTGGTCCCTTGGTTAATTGGAACCTTAAATTAAACATTATGTTAACTCATATTAGCTGGAACAAATGTCACATTAAATTAATGACATGGATTATTCAGTCCAACTATTGGTACACTATTGTGGTGTTAGTTAAAAATAAACATGGCAGTATTTAACTCTTCCATACATACCTTAATTGAACTGTGTATGACTTACCCGCCTTATTACATAGTGTTCAATTACGTGATTATTTAGCAATTTGTGCCGAATAGTGGGAATTTAAAGTCCAACCAAATTCAGTAGGAAGGCCGTACAAACAATCCTCGATCGTGTACAACTATGTTTATATGCATTTACATTATTACTGTAAACCTAGCATAGTGTCAGCAATAATATGAATTACATTTCTGTGTAATGGTGGTTATTAAAAATCTGTTTCCATATCTTTCTCAGTCATGTGCAACTGCATACGAGCTTACATCTTTATTATTGCTTCTTTTTTTAGGCATGTTGTACCCTACCACCGTGGGTTGCTTGTCAAATACCAGGGGCATATAAATGTTGAGTACTGCAATCGGTCTCTCtcaattaaatatttatttaaatatatcgGCAAGGGGCCGGATACGGCAATAATTCGATTGGAACAGGGTAGGCAGCACCAGCATGGAAGTGAAGATGCATCCTCTTCGGTCAGGAGAAACAATTGTGATGAGGTCAGCAACTATCTCTCATATCGATATGTATCAGCGGCTGAGGCCAGTTGGCGCCTGTTTGAGTTTACCATACATTATAGGGAGCCATTTGTTCAGCGTTTATACTTTCATTTGGAAAATGAGCAGGAGGTTAGATTTCGTGACAACGAGACCTTGCCTGAGGTTGTTCGTAGGGTTGATCCTGATGGCACAATGTTCATTCAGTGGATGCTTAACAATCGTTTTGACAACCTTGGGCATAATTTAACCTTCACAAAATACCCTACAAAGTTTCGTTGGGATTCATCCGCCAAGCGATGGTTTCGCCGAAAACAAAATGTCAACGTTGTTGGCCGCATGGTCTATGCACACCCGGCTTCAGGTGAACGATTCTACATGCGTTTATTGTTAAATATTGTTGTAGGCGCTAAAACATTTGAGGAGATCAGAACTGTGGGAGGCATTGTTTACCCTACCCATAAAGAGGCATGCTTCCGGAGAGGATTGTTGGACTCTGACAAGGAATGGCATCTTGCACTAGACGATGCAGCACTTTGTGCAACTTCCCCTCAATTACGTGATCTGTTTGTCACTTTGTTAGTCTTCTGCGAAATAAGCAACCCATCGGAACTCTGGGACAAACACTGGGCCAACTTAGCGGATGACATTCAGTATACGAAAAGGAAAATGACCCAATTCCCGAATCTTAAAATCAGTGATGCTGACAAGCAGATGTTGGCCCTCGAAGCAATGTCTCATTTATTAAAGCAGTATGGGAAGAAACTTGAGGATTTTCCTGGCCTGCCAGAACTTAATATTGTCTCCACCACTAGGTATAAAAATGATTTATTATTGGAAGAGATGATGTATGACCGCGAAAAGCTTAGATCAAAGGCAAGTGAAGGGGTTGATTGCTTCAACTCGAAGCAACGCCTCATCTTTGATGAAATTCTGGAGTCCGTGCATACAAATGCAGGAGGCTTCTACTTCGTGTATGGCCCTGGAGGCACAGGGAAGACATTTTTATGGTCAACAATTCTAGCAAGACTCAGGAGCGAGGGAAAAATTGTGCTAGCTGTAGCCTCATCAGGTATAGCTTCACTTCTAATTGAAGGAGGACGAACAGCTCACTCACGCTTCAAAATACCAATCGATCCTAATGAATTTACCTGTTGTGAAATCAAACAAAACACCTATCTCGCTGAGCTGATAAACAACACAAGCTTAGTCATTTGGGATGAGGCTCCAATGACCCACCGGTACGTTTTTGAGGCTGTCGACCGCACTTTCCGTGATATACGCGCTAAAGTCCATGTAGATGCTCAGATCCGACCATTTGGCGGCCTTACCATGCTTTTGGGGGGAGATTTCCGGCAGATTTTACCAGTCATTCCAAAGAAAGGACGTGAGGAGATTGTTGCAGCAACAATTAGCAAATCACCACTATGGCAATTCTGTAAGATTTTTAAACTACATGAGAATATGCGGATTGAGCGAGATGTTCCCCCTATTACAATCCAGGGCAAGAAATTACATTTTAGAGACTGGGTTTTAGCTCTGGGGGATGGATTGCAAGAAACCATTGCACTTGGTGATGACCTGGACCCTTCTTGGGTAAGATTACCAGAGGAGGTATGCTCCCCAAGATTAACGCATATGAGTGCAACTACCTTACAACTTCACAATTCACCCTCATTCAGTTACATACTATATAATTCTGCTTTGAAAATTAAAATGATTATGCCCACACTTCAATCACCTTCCAAAAACCTCTCTCACATCCAATTCTTCTGTCAGGTTTTACTTTACACCCATTTGAACGTGTGTTCATTCGACTAAAACGCGTAACTCAAGTTTTCACACCTGCCAAAATAAGCTACCATACCTTCAcgtacatatatattttaagttgGTTCAGGGAACTAACAGGATCTTAATTTTTTGCAGCTTTCCCTTGCGTACACAGGTGATCCCATTGAAACAATAGTCAATGACATTTACAAAGACTTACATCACATGCATGGAGACCTAGAGTATCTACGCAGTAGGGCAATACTGACACCACTTAATGAAAGCGTTGAAAATGTCAATATGACAGTTTTACAAAGACTACCAGGAGAATTTAAAGAATACAAAAGCTGTGATACTATCTGTAAGGGTTCGTCCAATTCCGAGGTAGACGAAGTGCTGTACCCTCCAGAATACCTAAACTCCCTCAAATTTAGTGGCATGCCAAACCATGAAATTAAAGTCAAAATCGGTGCCCCAATCATGTTGTTGCGTAACCTAAATGCCAAAAAAGGGTTATGCAATGGAACTCGCCTCATAATCACTCGGTGTTACCCATTTCTTATTGAAGCGGTGATTATAACAGGCAAAAGAATTGGTGAAACCACTTACATTCCAAGGATAACTATGTGCCCTCCAGATAAGACTTTGCCTTTTATGCTAAAAAGGAAGCAATTCCCAATTTCAGTTTGCTATGCAATGACTGTGAATAAAAGCCAGGGGCAAACGGTACACAATGTGGGCTTGTACTTGCCTAACCCAGTATTTGGTCATGGTCAAATGTATGTCGCAGTCTCAAGAGTAACTTCGCCAGCTGGTTTGAAAATAGTCACAGTTGACAATGATTCGACTCACAACGGCTACACCAAGAATATTGTATACCGAGAAATATTTGATAACCTGGTGTAGGTTGACAGCCAAAACCAGCCTCAAAGGTATAAATGGAAGCTACAAccttaattttattattattagtatGCATTTTCTGATCTAACACAATTGAACGAAAATGAACATTAGTGAAATACTATAGCATTTTCCGGGATTGTATAATTGCACACGGTTTAAACAACATTTTGCACCTCATTTTATGGGCTTAACTTGGAGGATTCCTGGTGTTTTCTTCGGTGTGTTTTAGATTGTTGTGAAGTATTCCATCTTGCGCCTCATTTTTGTTTTTTTTACCTCCACTACTATTAAAGTGAGGAATTAACTTCAGACAGTTGCGCATACCTTCACAGCTTGGGTGAAGCTTATCTTAAGAATGATGCTTCAATGGAATCAAGTGGGTATTGTGTGAATTTAGATACATATATAGGCATGGCGTTAAAAGAAGTTCAATTTTACCTCGATATTGAGCTTATAATCCAAGTATGAATAAGATTTCTAATTGTATTACAAGTCAAAAAAGGTCATGACACTTTGTAGACTTCATTCCTTTTAGTTATTTTGGCATGTTATCAATTTTTTGATCAATTAGCTTTGTAATTAAAACTTGTCATTTACAAACTAAAGAAAGGATTTAAGTACATGACTCTATATTAATATTCATGATCGGAGAACATGGAGCAGTTCTGAGCGGctgataaaacatattattatTGATACATGGATGACCTGATCGCGGATTGTTTGATAAATATTTTCCTCAGGCAGGACCTACAACCACTGGTAAACATAACATTTGTATGTAAACGCCAGTACCAAGCAGTTCAGGATCAAACGTGTGGGCAAAAGGTAGGTTTTCCTCATTTTGAATATTGGGAATGtgcttttatttaaatttttgtGGGAGTTTGTATTGAGGTCCTCCTCGATATATTGGCAAGCTTGGAGATAACAAGGAGGAGTTTGTATTTTTTTTGCTTGCCCTGTCCGCAAGTCTCCTTGCACTTACATTACAGTCCGGGAAACTTAATGGTCACTAATCTTATTGACAAACATCAACAAAGATTACTTATAAATATGCATAAAAAATGGAATGCAGAAATACATTTTGCAGTGCATGTCTATTAACTATGCCTAAAAGGTTGTTTACCACAGAGTTTCTATAATTTCTGCTGTTTCCTATGCAGCCTTCTCTTGCTGCATTTCTGCTGATATTATGGATGCTGATGAATACAAAAATTACTTGGTAAGCATAGTAGCTCACATTCATGAATACTACACTGATGGTTCCTTCATGGCGTTCAATTTTTGACAGGGAAGTAGGCAAACCCACCTTGATAACATACTGGCAGGCTATGATGTGACTGTGATGGATTGCACTCGGCAATATGAGACTTCCCTATTGCTTACAATGGAAATGCTTCACCATTTCCTCAGATCAGGTGAGGACTAGCACAAGCAAAATTTTGTTATTTCAGAATACATATATCCAGCTAACATATTATTTAGATATCAATACTGAATCACCACTTATATTCAGATTTCGAGTTCAAAATCAAACACTTTCACAAAGGGTGGCTAAATCTTAAAATTAAACATTACGTAAGAGAAGATTCATAGACACATATTCCATGTTTAGTAAATGACATAGATTTGTCTGACTGGCTGCACTGCTTGAACACCTATTTAGAGAACCCCGTCAACTAAACCACCTCCCACATGGTCACATAATGGAGGCGCCCCCAGCAAACGCCTTCAACATGAGGTTCGTGGTGCAGAAGAAACAGTCCACTGACCCCGTATGATCATTGAATGTGGGCGTCTGCTGATCTGTTAGGTGGTTAGGACAGACGACACTCAAATAAGGTACAGAACTAGAACGTGGACAACCAGATGATACATAGATGCTATTCAGATCTGTAAGGAAAGGGCCAATCCCATACTTATACTCCGGGTGGCTGAAAATCCCAACTAAAGCTTGCACTGTATTGTTGCTTGACTCACGCTTGTACAAGCTACGCACAATAAAATTAGCAATCATGGAAGCATAATGACCCCCAGATGCAAGTGCTTGTATTGCTGCAAGGTGGCCCTGAATATTCCCCCCAGCACATAATATTCCGCGACAACTTTGATACAGAACAGCATCAGCAACCCCTAAACTATCACCAATACTCATGAACCTATCAAAACAGGCCTTGTCTGCATCGCTTCCTTTGTCACAATACTTGTACATGGAACGAACAGGGAGATTTTTCAGGAGTATTGGTATCATGGAGGGTCGCTGCGACCTTGCCCAAGCTAGAAACAAATTGAAACAGCTTTCAAAACCATCATCCGCAAGACAATACATCAGCAGAGCAATGACATCAATGGGGAGAGTTTCGAAATTCAAGCTAACATTACTCATTTTGGGTGCACAGCGGGTGCCTTAATTTCGTCACTACAAATTGTTGGCTGCACAAACCAGCAAAAGCCCGAGGCACCCCTTTATATAACTGACACTTTCTGATAGTGACATTTCACATACAAAACATATACGACCCTTTGCCTATACATTTCTTAGGTTAAGCCTTTTCGTGTCTCATTCATTTACAACACTTTTAAATATTTCTTACCTATATTACATTATCACATTTTCCTCTAAGACCAGCCAAAATAACCCTGTCCTCGCAAAAACTTGTTCATTTTCATAATTTTTACACATTCTAAAACAAAATAACCAATgcaataaatttatttaatataatattaataatattaataataataataataataataataacactAAATCATCCAGCCGTATATCCAAGTACTTATTTTTTAACTTAATTTATGGGCAAAATTAATTCTACGTGGTCTCCAGGGAAATGGAAGCATCGGAATAACAATATTTACCTGTTGTGTCTTCATTATTTCCCTATACGTGAGTTAAGTATTTCTCGATAAATTCCAAAGTTTGAACTATATATAAATACACAATTAAACTTAACAAAAAATTATAGAAATCAAGCTCACGGTACATccataaaattaattaaaatatcaCCCTGCTATACATATCATCTCATTCTACATATATGAAACACAAACCGGTGCTGGATGCTCATAATAAGGGCAATAAATACTACCTTAAATTGGACATAGGTTACTGGAGCCGATAGGTCAGGTAAGATAAGCAAACAAGTTCAGGTAGGATAAACAAACAGACACCTACTTGAAGCATATAGACAACTATATAAATAACTCATAAACCCACGATCCCACCCATCCATCTCTTTACATATCCCTTTACAAAAAATTGACAAACTCAGAATGACTTCCTCAGACATTATCACCTTGGCTTCTTTGACACCAAACTCTGAGAAGGAGAAAGTCCTGATTAGAGTAACAAGAATCTGGGAAGCTATTAACAAGCGTAATGGAACGCTGCTGCATACGAATATTATCCTGCTTGATCAACAGGTTAGTTTGACCATCAACAAAAATATGAGTTCACGGTTGTACTATCATATGTGCCTCACATAAGAATATCAATCACATTAAAAAAAATCTTCGCTGACTCTCTCAGCTTTGTAGGGTAACCATATGATGGCAATTGTTCGGAACAACCAAAAACAAATCTACTTACCATTACTCAAGGAAAATGAAGTTTACACCATCTCGGATTTTAAGGTGGTGCCTGGACCTAAAAATTACAAAACTGTGGATGCAGCTTATACAATCAGCTTTTACTACAAGACTAAAATTGAAAAAACTGTTGAGCCCGCAATCAGTATTCCTCAATACAAATTTGAACTAAGGTCTTTTCCTGATATGGAGAACTTGGTGGGAAATGTTACTATGCTGATAGGTATATCCAACCCTTAACTTCAACAATATTACAAAATATCATACCAACAGTATTACGAAATCTCGTACTCACacttttttattatttttaaaaccaACGTGTAGATGTGATTGGCTTGGTCAAGAGCTACGGTAGAATGGAGAAGAGAAACAACGGGGCTGAGAAGATTGACTTGGTGCTCACTGATCACAGGTGTATTGCGTTACCAACATGGTGGTATTTAAaacttctttattttattcaCTTCAATGGATCTATTTCCGTCTTGCTGTTAAGATTCTGACATAGGCTGCCCCTATATTGAGTAAAGTTGGCTTAACATTCTGTGATAATTCATGAGAACTTAAAAAGGATATTTCAGCGTCCTTATATACAATACTAAGCATGCAAGGTAATTGTTTGGCTACATCCTATTTCTAGCACCACGGCATTGAGATTTTAGTACCATGATGCTCAGTTTTTAGCAACTTCTCACTGCACATTCCCTTTCTCATACTTGCACGGTTAAGATTGAATTGAAATAAAAAAGGGTCTACATGTTATAAGTAAATAGAAATTTATGTCTGATCCAAGTAAATAAGTGGAAGAGATGTGTCGGGTACATAGATAGGGAACATGtgtttaatattatatttaattctGTTCCACGACTTGCGTCACCTCGATTCTTTTAAATGGAAATAAAAACTGCTTCATTTGATAATAATATTGATCTAAGTCCAAAAATCATGACAGcatttttaatagatttttacATTCACGTTTCTTATTCAAATAACCATACATTAATTAGTCAAAACTGTTTAAAAATATTACCAGATGTTTTTTTAACATATATAAATTCAAATATATACTACTTTCACATCAGCAATTCATTTTCGTACCCAAACAAATAAGTGACAGATTATTAGCAAAAACAAATCGCCGACTGTAATTAGGAAATTAAAAAAAACCCTATGGACTTAATAtgttcaattttaaaaaaaaaaaataaaaaatttcaaaaaaataaatttttaaaccCTGTACAACTATAAGTAATTTAGTTTGATGCATTGTT
This genomic interval from Apium graveolens cultivar Ventura chromosome 8, ASM990537v1, whole genome shotgun sequence contains the following:
- the LOC141677199 gene encoding uncharacterized protein LOC141677199 isoform X7 encodes the protein MDDHIGGETIVNEGDVPPRGRGRPPIPVTEEVLERRRLSKQQANAARPKREGPSRKRGRPKHGVAGTVQGEEDLPSTRINTAGHQYGAATSTQTSPLNSDASSAKANIGSVASRKRGRPPIVVTEEVLERRRLSKQRVNAARAKKEGPARKRGRPRRDVTGPIEHTHGLESSEIEGSYQRCHAAPSCDADHECRFSSVITLAQGDDAPACQAPHECRLNSVISPSQGLSPTSISASFHAPSTESPIDSNKQPKRRGRPPNLVTPEVLERRRLSRKRITFSRPKGGDPLRKRGSPRPIISDNTRLCCTLSGPMIHHQDNNAGEASGSSAAAPSDWSSAVELREGAAIGSNLPLAERLETPQIRKSIDRKKKEFMESNMILNLGRQEETCGYCTAMVWSAEYTGRHVGSGAKGYSICCGKGKVQLPLLREPPPELKGLITPDGLTSNKYFSKSRVYNNIFAFCSFGGNVDHSVNKGKGPFVFRISGLTYHSLGSLVPPDGLTPKFAQLYMYDGQEAVAHRMDFSSRMGEVDPAIVTMLQGMLERENVLVGMFKQLRDRITGSQAETVTLRLLARRTSDGRLENIPTENDYEFAGLVVDNDFANRRDVVAEHKKMGLQHISDLHPSYMSLQYPLLFPYGEDGYRTNIKHRNADNSECKKNNKVSMREYYVFRAQYRRGEGHTIILGGRLFLQFIVDAWCSVEHGRLMWVRRHQSLIRSELYNNIVDSMRRGDVDATDVGKRVVLPSSFTGGYRYMQQNFQDSLALCKEFGHPDLFITFTCNPKWAEIQHAVHASGSHDASVHPDIVARVFKMKLDTMINDLTKKHVLGRLIGVVYTVEFQKRGLPHAHIVIWLATADKLVTMDDIDSVISAEIPDKDADPVGYQAVSQFMMHGPCGAANPKCPCMSNGQCTKHYPKTFRDATTLDDDGYAVYRRRDLKITVECNGIHLDNRHVVPYHRGLLVKYQGHINVEYCNRSLSIKYLFKYIGKGPDTAIIRLEQGRQHQHGSEDASSSVRRNNCDEVSNYLSYRYVSAAEASWRLFEFTIHYREPFVQRLYFHLENEQEVRFRDNETLPEVVRRVDPDGTMFIQWMLNNRFDNLGHNLTFTKYPTKFRWDSSAKRWFRRKQNVNVVGRMVYAHPASGERFYMRLLLNIVVGAKTFEEIRTVGGIVYPTHKEACFRRGLLDSDKEWHLALDDAALCATSPQLRDLFVTLLVFCEISNPSELWDKHWANLADDIQYTKRKMTQFPNLKISDADKQMLALEAMSHLLKQYGKKLEDFPGLPELNIVSTTRYKNDLLLEEMMYDREKLRSKASEGVDCFNSKQRLIFDEILESVHTNAGGFYFVYGPGGTGKTFLWSTILARLRSEGKIVLAVASSGIASLLIEGGRTAHSRFKIPIDPNEFTCCEIKQNTYLAELINNTSLVIWDEAPMTHRYVFEAVDRTFRDIRAKVHVDAQIRPFGGLTMLLGGDFRQILPVIPKKGREEIVAATISKSPLWQFCKIFKLHENMRIERDVPPITIQGKKLHFRDWVLALGDGLQETIALGDDLDPSWVRLPEELSLAYTGDPIETIVNDIYKDLHHMHGDLEYLRSRAILTPLNESVENVNMTVLQRLPGEFKEYKSCDTICKGSSNSEVDEVLYPPEYLNSLKFSGMPNHEIKVKIGAPIMLLRNLNAKKGLCNGTRLIITRCYPFLIEAVIITGKRIGETTYIPRITMCPPDKTLPFMLKRKQFPISVCYAMTVNKSQGQTVHNVGLYLPNPVFGHGQMYVAVSRVTSPAGLKIVTVDNDSTHNGYTKNIVYREIFDNLV